A genome region from Brachymonas denitrificans includes the following:
- a CDS encoding branched-chain amino acid ABC transporter permease, translating into MRKTTMYISIGVLALALVIAPFVISNAFYLDLLIRIAMNAIVVLGLNLLIGFAGQISLGHAGFLGIGAYASAILPTHFGWHPLLAMGAGAVICGVLAAAIARPIFRLKGHYLAMATLGLGILVNIVLRNEAQLTGGPDGMPLPTMGLFGFELSSDRHWYWVVAAFLVVSVWASLNLIDSPFGRALRALHGSEVASRVVGVNVVRYKVSIFTMSAVFASIMGSVMAHYIGMVTPGFADFFHSIELVTMVVVGGMASVWGSLLGAALLTALPQALATLEGWETVIFGAILMLFMIFLPKGIVPTLASKFGKKGH; encoded by the coding sequence ATGCGCAAGACAACCATGTACATTTCCATCGGGGTGCTCGCGCTGGCGCTGGTGATCGCTCCCTTCGTCATCAGCAACGCCTTCTATCTCGACCTGCTGATCCGCATCGCCATGAACGCCATCGTGGTGCTGGGCCTGAACCTGCTGATCGGCTTTGCCGGCCAGATCAGCCTGGGCCATGCCGGCTTCCTGGGCATCGGCGCCTATGCCTCGGCGATTCTGCCCACGCATTTCGGCTGGCATCCGCTGCTGGCGATGGGGGCGGGCGCCGTGATCTGCGGCGTGCTGGCAGCAGCGATTGCGCGCCCGATCTTCCGTCTCAAGGGCCATTATCTCGCCATGGCCACGCTGGGCCTGGGCATCCTGGTCAACATCGTGCTGCGCAACGAGGCGCAGCTCACGGGCGGCCCGGACGGCATGCCGCTGCCCACCATGGGCCTGTTCGGCTTCGAACTGAGCAGCGACCGCCACTGGTACTGGGTCGTCGCCGCCTTCCTGGTGGTCAGCGTGTGGGCCTCGCTCAACCTGATCGACTCCCCGTTCGGCCGCGCGCTGCGTGCGCTGCACGGCTCGGAAGTGGCCTCGCGCGTGGTAGGCGTGAACGTGGTGCGCTACAAGGTCAGCATCTTCACCATGTCGGCGGTGTTTGCCAGCATCATGGGCAGCGTGATGGCGCATTACATCGGCATGGTGACGCCGGGCTTTGCCGACTTCTTCCACTCCATCGAACTGGTGACCATGGTGGTGGTGGGCGGTATGGCCTCCGTCTGGGGCTCGCTGCTGGGCGCTGCGCTGCTCACGGCGCTGCCGCAGGCCCTGGCCACCCTGGAAGGCTGGGAAACCGTTATCTTCGGCGCGATCCTGATGCTGTTCATGATCTTCCTGCCCAAGGGCATTGTCCCCACGCTGGCCAGCAAGTTCGGCAAGAAAGGCCATTGA
- a CDS encoding enoyl-CoA hydratase/isomerase family protein: protein MYQTLDIERQGAVATLWMNRPEVFNAFDEQLIADLHAACTALDADASVRVVVLAGRGKHFSAGADLNWMKRAAGYTEAENHADALRFAGMLRALSGMRKPTIARVQGAALGGGTGLTAACDMAITSEDASFATSEVKFGIIPAVISPYVLRAIGPRHALRYFQSAERIGAQRALEMGLVGEVVPLQDLDAAVQKLADTLLTCGPGAQFAAKQLVGAVTARPIDDATTEETARRIAGQRATDEAKDGITAFLDKRPPQWMAQA from the coding sequence ATGTACCAAACCCTTGACATCGAGCGGCAGGGCGCTGTCGCCACGCTCTGGATGAACCGTCCCGAAGTGTTCAACGCCTTCGACGAGCAGTTGATCGCCGATCTGCATGCCGCCTGCACCGCGCTGGACGCCGATGCTTCCGTGCGCGTCGTCGTGCTGGCCGGCCGCGGCAAGCATTTCTCGGCCGGCGCCGACCTGAACTGGATGAAGCGCGCCGCCGGCTATACCGAGGCCGAGAACCATGCCGATGCCCTGCGCTTTGCCGGCATGCTGCGCGCACTCTCCGGCATGCGCAAGCCGACCATTGCCCGCGTGCAGGGCGCTGCCCTGGGCGGCGGCACCGGCCTGACGGCAGCCTGCGACATGGCCATTACCAGTGAAGACGCCAGTTTTGCCACCTCCGAAGTCAAGTTTGGCATCATTCCCGCCGTCATCAGCCCCTATGTGCTGCGCGCCATCGGCCCGCGCCACGCCCTGCGCTACTTCCAGAGCGCCGAGCGCATCGGTGCGCAGCGCGCGCTCGAGATGGGCCTGGTCGGCGAAGTGGTGCCGCTGCAGGATCTGGACGCCGCCGTGCAGAAACTGGCCGACACGCTGCTGACCTGCGGCCCTGGCGCCCAGTTCGCTGCCAAGCAACTCGTCGGCGCCGTCACCGCGCGCCCGATCGACGACGCCACCACCGAGGAAACCGCCCGCCGCATCGCCGGCCAGCGCGCCACCGACGAAGCGAAGGACGGCATCACCGCCTTCCTCGACAAACGCCCACCGCAGTGGATGGCGCAAGCCTGA
- a CDS encoding branched-chain amino acid ABC transporter permease, which produces MAEFLQYLFSGITVGSTYALAALGFTLIYNSSNVINFAQGEFIMLGGMLAVYFTNAGLPLPVAFILAILIPAIVGIVMEKVTIEPVKGAETVTLIIITIGASLFIRGLIQVWLGKGTFSLPAFSGDKPIYILGAAIQPQSLWVLGVTAIVVVALWYFFNRTLSGKAMLATSVNQTAAQLVGINTSKVLFVSFALSAALGALGGILLTPVTMTSYDVGIMLGLKGFVAAVVGGLGNGLGAVVSGLLVGILESMGAGYISSAYKDAIPFILILLVLFFMPRGLFGGKSTDRV; this is translated from the coding sequence ATGGCAGAGTTCCTGCAGTACCTGTTCTCGGGCATCACCGTAGGCTCGACCTACGCGCTGGCGGCCCTAGGCTTCACGCTGATCTACAACTCCAGCAACGTCATCAACTTCGCGCAGGGTGAATTCATCATGCTGGGCGGCATGCTGGCGGTGTATTTCACCAACGCCGGCCTGCCGTTGCCGGTCGCCTTCATCCTCGCCATCCTGATTCCGGCCATCGTCGGCATCGTGATGGAAAAGGTCACCATCGAGCCCGTGAAGGGCGCCGAAACGGTGACGCTGATCATCATCACCATCGGCGCCTCGCTGTTCATCCGCGGCCTGATCCAGGTCTGGCTGGGCAAGGGCACCTTCAGCCTGCCGGCCTTTTCGGGCGACAAGCCGATCTACATCCTGGGTGCCGCCATCCAGCCGCAGAGCCTGTGGGTGCTGGGCGTGACGGCCATCGTGGTGGTGGCGCTGTGGTACTTCTTCAACCGCACGCTGTCCGGCAAGGCCATGCTGGCCACCTCCGTCAACCAGACGGCGGCGCAGCTGGTCGGCATCAACACCAGCAAGGTGTTGTTCGTCAGCTTTGCGCTGTCGGCAGCGCTGGGCGCCCTGGGCGGCATCCTGCTCACGCCGGTGACCATGACCTCCTACGACGTCGGCATCATGCTCGGCCTGAAGGGCTTCGTCGCCGCCGTGGTGGGCGGATTGGGCAACGGCCTCGGCGCAGTCGTCAGCGGCCTGCTGGTCGGCATCCTGGAATCCATGGGCGCCGGCTACATCTCCTCGGCCTACAAGGATGCGATCCCGTTCATCCTGATCCTGCTGGTGCTGTTCTTCATGCCGCGCGGCCTGTTCGGCGGCAAATCTACCGACCGGGTGTAA
- a CDS encoding ABC transporter substrate-binding protein, producing the protein MMTMHTLKTGSSLAVTALMLAGAATMLTACNSKEASKPAEGTSAAGGAPAAGGDANGPIKVGSVLSVTGPASFLGDPELKTLQMYVEDINKQGGVNGRQLQLVHYDDGSDANKANGFGKRLIEDDKVDVIVGGTTTGSTMAIAPLVDKAGVPMISLAGAVVITQPTQKWLFKTPHTDRMAAEKVFEDMKKRGISKIGLLSETSGFGQSGKKETEGVAAKSGIQIVANETYGPKDTDMSAQLTKIKGTPDVQAVLIFGLGQGPAVATKNYRQLDIKQPLYQSHGVASNEFLKLAGDAANGVRMPASPQLAPEALKADDKQKPVVEAYNNAFRAKWNQEPSAFGGHAYDGLMMAVEAIKTAGGTDKAKVRDAIEATKGFVGTGGIFNMSAEDHNGLDLSAFKMLEVKDGKWTLVE; encoded by the coding sequence ATGATGACCATGCACACCCTGAAGACCGGCAGCTCGCTCGCTGTGACCGCCTTGATGCTGGCTGGCGCTGCTACCATGCTGACGGCCTGCAATTCCAAGGAGGCCAGCAAGCCGGCCGAAGGCACAAGCGCCGCAGGTGGCGCCCCGGCTGCCGGCGGTGACGCCAACGGCCCGATCAAGGTCGGCTCCGTGCTGTCCGTGACCGGCCCCGCCTCTTTCCTGGGCGATCCGGAACTGAAAACCCTGCAGATGTACGTCGAGGACATCAACAAGCAGGGCGGCGTGAACGGCCGCCAGCTGCAGCTGGTGCACTATGACGACGGAAGCGATGCCAACAAGGCCAACGGCTTCGGCAAGCGCCTGATCGAGGACGACAAGGTCGACGTGATCGTCGGTGGCACCACCACCGGCTCCACCATGGCCATCGCTCCGCTGGTCGACAAGGCCGGCGTGCCCATGATCTCGCTGGCCGGCGCCGTGGTGATCACGCAGCCGACGCAGAAGTGGCTGTTCAAGACCCCGCACACCGACCGCATGGCGGCCGAGAAGGTGTTCGAGGACATGAAGAAGCGCGGCATCAGCAAGATCGGCCTGCTGTCCGAGACCAGCGGCTTCGGCCAGTCCGGCAAGAAGGAAACCGAAGGCGTGGCCGCCAAGTCCGGCATCCAGATCGTGGCCAACGAAACCTACGGCCCGAAGGACACCGACATGAGCGCCCAGCTCACCAAGATCAAGGGTACGCCTGATGTGCAGGCCGTGCTGATCTTTGGTCTGGGCCAGGGCCCGGCCGTGGCCACCAAGAACTACCGCCAGCTCGACATCAAGCAGCCGCTGTACCAGTCCCATGGCGTGGCGTCCAACGAGTTCCTGAAGCTGGCCGGCGATGCCGCCAACGGCGTGCGCATGCCTGCCTCCCCGCAGCTCGCTCCCGAAGCGCTCAAGGCCGACGACAAGCAGAAGCCCGTGGTCGAGGCCTACAACAATGCCTTCCGTGCCAAGTGGAACCAGGAGCCGTCCGCCTTCGGTGGCCACGCCTACGACGGCCTGATGATGGCGGTGGAAGCCATCAAGACCGCCGGCGGCACCGACAAGGCCAAGGTGCGTGACGCCATCGAAGCCACCAAGGGCTTTGTCGGCACCGGCGGCATCTTCAACATGTCTGCCGAAGACCACAACGGCCTGGACCTGTCCGCATTCAAGATGCTGGAGGTCAAGGACGGCAAGTGGACGCTCGTCGAGTAA